Proteins from a genomic interval of uncultured Desulfuromusa sp.:
- the dapB gene encoding 4-hydroxy-tetrahydrodipicolinate reductase, which translates to MKVAIVGAAGRMGGRLIQAVIEAQGLELTGAIERQGHPQIGADAGLLAAAGELGVKITDDLAATMANADVLIDFTFPEVTLKNLEICAELGKMVVSGSTGFTPEQKQQVEQFAKTIPVVLAPNMSVGVNACFKLLKEAAAILGNDFDVEIVELHHNKKKDSPSGTAVRMGEVVAETLGRNYNEVANYHREGMCGARTHNEIGMQTVRGGDIVGEHTVYFIGMGERIEISHRAMSRDMFARGAVRACQWLQEKTPGLYDMQDVLGLS; encoded by the coding sequence ATGAAAGTAGCAATTGTTGGCGCCGCCGGGCGTATGGGTGGCCGCTTGATCCAGGCAGTCATTGAAGCGCAAGGGTTGGAATTAACAGGCGCAATAGAACGCCAGGGACATCCACAAATCGGAGCAGATGCAGGATTGCTTGCCGCAGCAGGAGAGTTGGGAGTAAAAATCACAGATGACTTAGCTGCAACCATGGCCAATGCTGATGTTTTGATCGATTTCACGTTTCCCGAGGTCACCTTAAAAAATCTGGAAATCTGTGCAGAACTCGGAAAGATGGTCGTGAGCGGTTCGACCGGTTTTACCCCCGAACAGAAGCAACAGGTTGAACAATTTGCCAAAACAATCCCCGTGGTTCTCGCACCCAATATGAGTGTCGGAGTTAATGCATGCTTTAAACTCCTGAAAGAAGCCGCCGCTATTCTTGGCAATGATTTTGATGTAGAAATCGTTGAGCTTCATCACAATAAGAAAAAAGATTCCCCCTCAGGAACAGCAGTCCGTATGGGAGAAGTTGTTGCTGAGACCTTAGGGCGAAATTACAATGAAGTTGCCAACTATCATCGTGAAGGGATGTGCGGTGCCCGAACTCACAATGAGATCGGCATGCAGACAGTCCGCGGAGGAGATATTGTCGGTGAACACACGGTATATTTTATCGGCATGGGGGAGAGGATTGAAATCAGCCATCGCGCGATGAGTCGTGACATGTTCGCTCGTGGAGCAGTACGCGCCTGCCAATGGTTACAAGAAAAGACTCCTGGGCTCTATGATATGCAGGATGTTCTCGGTTTGAGTTAA
- a CDS encoding LL-diaminopimelate aminotransferase, with amino-acid sequence MARINDNYLKLQAGYLFPEISRRISEFTQAHPEAKVIRLGIGDVTKPLVPAVLKAFHQGVDEMADATTFHGYGPEQGYDWLAQVIVDKAYKPLGVDLKTSEVFISDGSKCDSGNILDIFDLGNKVAIGDPVYPVYNDTNVMVGRSGQIDDKGYYEGLVYMPCTEENGFNPDFPAERVDLIYLCFPNNPTGTVAGKEQLQAWVDYAIANDSVILFDAAYEAFITEADIPHSIYEIEGAKKCAIEFRSFSKTAGFTGVRCGLAVVPEELMGTTEKGEKYSLNKLWNRRQCTKFNGVSYPVQKAAAAVYSDEGWAQTKEIIDFYMENARIIREGLTAAGIQCFGGVNAPYIWLKTPEGMSSWDFFDKLLNECFVVGTPGSGFGPSGEGYFRLSAFGERDNIETAIQRIKEKWGK; translated from the coding sequence ATGGCACGTATCAACGATAATTATCTCAAACTCCAGGCAGGTTATCTGTTCCCCGAAATCAGCCGTCGCATCAGTGAATTTACCCAGGCCCACCCGGAAGCAAAGGTCATCCGCCTCGGCATCGGCGACGTCACCAAACCATTGGTGCCGGCCGTTCTCAAAGCCTTTCATCAAGGAGTCGATGAGATGGCCGATGCTACCACATTTCACGGTTATGGACCGGAACAGGGTTACGACTGGTTGGCACAAGTCATCGTTGACAAAGCCTATAAGCCCCTTGGTGTTGATTTAAAAACTTCAGAAGTCTTCATCTCCGATGGCTCCAAGTGTGACAGTGGCAATATTCTGGATATTTTTGATCTTGGCAACAAAGTAGCCATCGGCGATCCCGTCTACCCAGTTTATAACGACACCAATGTCATGGTCGGCCGTAGTGGGCAAATTGACGACAAAGGCTATTATGAAGGGCTTGTTTATATGCCCTGCACTGAAGAGAATGGTTTCAATCCCGACTTTCCAGCAGAAAGGGTCGACCTGATCTATCTCTGCTTTCCCAACAATCCCACGGGAACTGTTGCCGGCAAAGAACAATTGCAAGCCTGGGTCGATTATGCCATTGCCAACGATTCCGTCATTTTGTTTGATGCCGCTTATGAAGCCTTTATCACTGAAGCTGATATTCCCCACTCCATCTATGAAATAGAAGGGGCCAAGAAATGTGCTATTGAGTTCCGTTCTTTTTCTAAAACAGCTGGTTTTACCGGGGTTCGCTGCGGCTTGGCGGTTGTCCCGGAAGAGCTCATGGGAACCACGGAAAAGGGGGAAAAATACAGCCTCAACAAACTCTGGAATCGCCGTCAATGTACCAAATTCAATGGTGTCTCCTACCCGGTTCAAAAGGCGGCCGCTGCTGTCTACAGTGATGAAGGCTGGGCGCAAACAAAAGAGATTATTGATTTCTATATGGAAAATGCCCGCATCATCCGCGAAGGCCTGACCGCAGCAGGAATTCAATGTTTTGGTGGTGTCAATGCCCCCTATATCTGGTTGAAGACTCCCGAAGGGATGAGTAGTTGGGATTTCTTTGACAAATTACTCAACGAATGTTTTGTTGTCGGCACCCCCGGAAGCGGGTTCGGCCCCAGTGGCGAAGGCTATTTCCGCCTCTCCGCTTTTGGAGAAAGAGACAATATCGAAACTGCGATACAGCGAATCAAAGAAAAATGGGGTAAATAA
- a CDS encoding ATP-binding protein produces MMNLKPEVIEQLERVLSSVEILLPKAVKPIDWSTCHAANWRRHSFSGFLEPVKITDTTQLDELLGVDDQKAIMVNNTRQFLQGLPANNALLWGSRGTGKSSIVKALLNQYGDQGLRVIQVEKEDLIYISEIFTAVENQPYRFIMLCDDLTFEVGELTYKMLKSALDGSVYSAPENVLIYVTSNRRYLLPEYESDHIGGKYVKGELQQSEIQEEKSSLSDRFGLWVPFHVFTQERYLDAVKLCTERWSKQLGQDIPWNDDLERAAIKWANEKTKRCGRTAYQFSKNWVGKYLLK; encoded by the coding sequence ATGATGAATCTTAAACCTGAAGTTATAGAGCAACTTGAACGGGTGTTAAGCTCTGTTGAAATCTTACTCCCCAAAGCCGTCAAACCCATCGACTGGTCAACCTGCCATGCAGCCAATTGGCGCCGACACTCCTTTTCCGGATTTCTCGAACCGGTAAAAATAACCGACACCACCCAACTGGACGAACTCCTTGGCGTTGATGATCAAAAAGCCATCATGGTGAACAATACCCGACAATTCCTTCAAGGACTTCCAGCCAACAATGCCCTGCTCTGGGGTTCCCGAGGAACAGGGAAATCATCCATTGTTAAAGCTCTGCTCAATCAATATGGAGATCAGGGCTTGCGCGTTATCCAGGTTGAGAAAGAAGATCTTATTTATATTTCCGAAATTTTTACCGCCGTAGAAAATCAGCCATATCGCTTTATCATGCTCTGTGACGATCTGACTTTTGAAGTCGGTGAACTGACCTATAAAATGCTGAAAAGTGCCCTCGATGGCTCAGTCTATTCAGCCCCGGAAAATGTTCTGATCTATGTGACCTCGAACCGTCGCTATCTCCTCCCCGAGTATGAAAGCGATCACATTGGCGGCAAATACGTGAAAGGCGAACTGCAACAAAGTGAGATTCAGGAAGAAAAAAGCTCCCTTTCAGACCGTTTTGGCCTTTGGGTTCCGTTTCATGTTTTTACTCAGGAGCGCTACCTTGATGCCGTCAAACTCTGTACAGAACGCTGGAGCAAACAATTAGGCCAAGACATTCCCTGGAATGATGATCTTGAACGCGCAGCGATCAAGTGGGCCAATGAAAAAACCAAACGCTGTGGCCGGACAGCTTATCAGTTTTCGAAAAACTGGGTTGGAAAATATCTGCTGAAATAA
- a CDS encoding GNAT family N-acetyltransferase → MMIRPATEQDSEILTEISFSSKNYWHYPAQYFEIWKNELTITCEYIRKNYVQIIETNGEIVGYYSIVELENDLEISNFTMRKGTWLEHVFIRPDFIGKGYGKKLMQHLISSTTKHHWKELKILADPHSTGFYKKLGATYIKDIPSNIPDRTVSYFEWTPEMK, encoded by the coding sequence ATGATGATTCGTCCAGCAACAGAGCAAGACAGTGAAATTTTAACGGAAATTTCTTTTTCTTCGAAAAATTATTGGCATTATCCCGCACAATATTTTGAAATCTGGAAAAATGAGCTCACCATAACATGTGAATATATCAGGAAAAATTATGTTCAAATTATTGAAACGAACGGCGAGATCGTGGGTTATTACTCCATTGTGGAATTAGAGAATGATTTGGAAATATCAAATTTCACAATGAGGAAAGGGACTTGGCTTGAGCACGTTTTTATCCGGCCAGATTTTATCGGCAAGGGTTACGGGAAAAAGCTCATGCAACATCTGATCTCAAGCACAACAAAACACCATTGGAAAGAACTGAAAATTTTAGCGGACCCACATTCGACCGGCTTTTACAAAAAACTGGGAGCAACATACATTAAGGATATTCCATCCAATATCCCTGATCGGACTGTTTCGTATTTCGAGTGGACTCCGGAAATGAAGTAA